From the genome of Tachysurus vachellii isolate PV-2020 chromosome 2, HZAU_Pvac_v1, whole genome shotgun sequence, one region includes:
- the med1 gene encoding mediator of RNA polymerase II transcription subunit 1, which produces MAAAAAALRSGSPAREPLLDRVRVEEGTEAEKQSRVSALLERLHAKHNASRPWQETSKVVRTAMEKRGVMNSAGHQILLNGLETLQRALKVTSLVSMTDRLESIARQNMLGSHLSPSETECYITSDMFYVEVQLDTMGQLIDVKVAHHGENPASCPELIQHLREKNFEEFSKHLKGLVNLYKLPGDNKLKTKMYLALQSLELDLTKMMHMFRIAMKANTVETILHGSVGLLTPRSGGHLMSLQCYVSPYDTFEEGTGAQLNYTDTTIPRSLGVAVSVTVEGTSSIYKLPIAPLITGSHPVDNKGTPTFSPASNSNCVDLPACFFLKMKKPMPFSLPFIHKMGSVTGIPVFESVPALSPLYDLIITSQFSEEDGSTAPASARFMRFYASLPGQQHCYFLNGDAPVQDGKSLQGSLVSKIPFRHPAHVPALLDIIRHQAAYNTLIGSCVKKTYIKEDAPGVLQFEVCPLTDSSFSVSFQHPVNESLVCVVMEVIDSRQVACKLYKGLSDALICTDEFITKVVQRCMSIPVTMRAIRRKAETIQADTPALSLIAETVEIMVKKNLPPTGSPGYLGMGTVPDGSNTVGLPGVGGATTPTGGSSAGNLAGSGPFQGPMSSLFNMHNQGSSAVDTMGQIGGQQQQLPPQNIHGSDDFSKVTQNPILTSLLKITGNVEPSPNPQGSASSQPHQTPPSTTSPASNTKNHPMLMNLLKDNPSPDFATLYGSSPLERQNSSGSPRTDSQGQPCPGGGTKGKKKRPRGTDKGLLGTGGGMGMKQQSQHQQLGSISQQHHHTHTPTEDDFHRELFSMDVDASQNPIFDVNLPGDGLDTPHSITPAPSQCGTPPSGPGMSYHQQSHVQPQTQAQTQPPGSITRMVRLSSSESIGPDINDILSDIPDSATKGSGISHGQHHMGGEEGGSLDTPLRDSSSSGQGSAVFEADLFNANSNENTYTDPADLIAEAATAATPNSDASSSNFFPDTDFNPELLPGQGTFSHQNYFDSSPSPEPDLDLVKSFSGGSQQNTPSGTPQNPTSHGRSTPDATLKDPFDVSMVFNSGGGKPLLGPGPDLGDSHSHVGGGQSPLTMGIAGLISDFKSSEVKVKQQQMRPKEDNGVGNSGMVMGGTGSAEGKQMKRSRTPSSEGKLKDKPPKRKKLDPEGKSPSHSSGGRPYTPPSGSAGSGGSMSGGGSKSPGSSGRSQTPPGGATPPIPKITIQIPKTLTGGKTSSHGGYTSSSSASGSTGGASGTSSSKSHHSHSSSSSGKIKTSKMEASMGQGNSSKLACTGGSGSGMPSQSKSSSLGMGAAKPGSSPITKHGMSGSGSSGAVSGNKMRPQGGKPPGSLMNPSIKPNISPSHSRAGSSDKLSSPMKLQQGQVPGTPPSSKAKSPIGSGSGSSGGSKTSSGGGLSSQKQLGSGSSSGSSSSSSAFASSSSSSGSMSFSSGGQSQYGGSGGAGGGGGGGSGGGSGGNNPNAKGKSPSRNKKPSLTAVIDKLKSVGSGGIGGEECEGGVESGGPGSNTGSGGGGLPPNVGPPKREKVEKEGKSKGSLSTGNSGEKKMMDPKGSGVSSTGVAKIIISKPDGGSPSIKSKVTLQKPGDGSAEGSMRPQHSGLKASPLFSGSTPKHDRSSPSHSRSPGNTPLFLDSESESGSSSVAEKSHQNSPSSDDDQSMRPLQPPQDYMSVSLGEKHKKHKKEKKKQKERERERDRERDRDRDREKEKKKSVMSCGPPSIPMKAESWSRSPLSSSEPPISLLSSDRASRPSPVYMHTEDDDLMDSALTGSNLEPFK; this is translated from the exons tGACCTCACTGGTGTCTATGACCGATCGTCTGGAGTCCATCGCCCGTCAGAACAT GTTGGGGTCACACCTGAGTCCCTCAGAGACAGAGTGCTACATCACCTCTGACATGTTTTACGTCGAAGTTCAGCTGGACACCATGGGCCAACTGATCGATGTGAAAGTGGCTCATCATGGAGAAAACCCTGCg AGTTGTCCTGAGCTCATACAGCATCTGAG AGAAAAAAACTTTGAGGAATTCTCCAAACACCTGAAGGGTCTCGTGAACCTGTACAAGCTTCCAGGAGACAA CAAACTGAAGACTAAAATGTACCTGGCCCTGCAGTCTCTGGAGCTGGACCTTACTAAGATGATGCacatgttcag gaTAGCCATGAAGGCAAACACAGTGGAGACGATCCTGCACGGCAGTGTTGGTCTGCTCACCCCAAGGAGCGGCGGCCATCTTATGTCCCTGCAGTGCTACGTCTCACCTTACGACACTTTTGAGGAGGGAACCGGTGCTCAGCTCAACTACACAGACACAACCA tcccTCGTTCTCTGGGGGTTgctgtgtctgtgactgtggaAGGAACATCATCTATCTACAAACTTCCCATCGCTCCTCTCATCACCGGGTCTCATCCAGTGGATAACAAAGG gaCTCCAACATTTTCTCCTGCGTCAAACTCTAACTGTGTCGATTTGCCAGCGTGTTTCTTCTTAAAGATGAAGAAGCCCATGCCCTTTTCACTGCCCTTCATTCACAAAATGGGCAGTGTTACAG GTATCCCAGTGTTTGAGTCAGTTCCTGCCTTGTCCCCATTATATGACCTCATCATTACAAGTCAGTTCAGTGAAGAAGATGGCAGCACCGCTCCAGCATCAGCCCGGTTCATGAGATTTTATGCA TCTCTGCCAGGACAGCAGCATTGCTATTTTCTGAATGGTGATGCACCAGTACAGGATGGGAAATCTCTGCAGGGATCACTGGTTTCCAAAATCCCCTTTCGACACCCTGCTCATGTGCCCGCTCTGCTGGACATTATACGACACCAAGCAGCTTATAACACGCTGATTGGTAGCTGCGTAAAAAAAACCTATATAAAAGAAG ATGCCCCTGGGGTACTGCAGTTTGAGGTCTGTCCACTGACAGACTCTAGCTTCAGTGTTTCCTTCCAGCATCCTGTGAACGAGTCGCTCGTCTGTG TTGTAATGGAGGTAATCGACTCACGGCAGGTTGCATGTAAGCTGTATAAGGGTTTGTCTGATGCTTTGATCTGCACAGATGAATTCATTACCAAGGTGGTTCAGCG ATGCATGTCTATCCCTGTGACAATGCGAGCTATCCGTCGCAAGGCAGAGACGATTCAGGCAGACACCCCAGCCTTGTCCCTAATAGCTGAAACTGTGGAGATTATGGTGAAAAAGAACCTTCCACCTACAGGTAGCCCTGGTTACTTGGGTATGGGCACAGTACCTGATGGGAGCAACACTGTGGGCCTGCCTGGTGTAGGGGGTGCTACTACACCTACAGGAGGCAGTAGTGCTGGGAATTTGGCTGGAAGTGGTCCATTTCAAGGCCCAATGAGCTCCCTTTTCAACATGCACAACCAAGGAAGTTCAGCTGTGGACACCATGGGTCAGATAGGAGgtcaacagcagcagcttccaCCACAGAACATCCATGGTTCAGATGATTTTAGCAAGGTGACTCAGAACCCCATACTCACAAGCCTTCTCAAGATAACAGGAAATGTAGAGCCTAGTCCCAATCCCCAGGGATCTGCCAGCTCACAGCCTCACCAGACGCCACCATCAACTACATCACCTGCTAGCAATACTAAAAATCATCCCATGCTGATGAACTTGTTGAAGGACAACCCCTCACCAGACTTTGCTACCCTGTATGGTAGCAGCCCTTTGGAGAGACAAAACTCTTCTGGTTCACCTCGCACAGACAGCCAAGGACAGCCATGTCCTGGAGGAGGCACCAAAGGCAAGAAGAAGCGACCAAGGGGCACTGATAAGGGCTTGTTAGGAACAGGGGGAGGGATGGGAATGAAACAGCAGTCTCAGCACCAGCAATTGGGAAGTATAAGTCAGcagcaccatcacacacacacccctacggAAGATGATTTCCACCGTGAGCTCTTTTCCATGGATGTTGATGCTTCACAGAATCCCATTTTTGATGTCAATCTTCCAGGTGATGGGTTGGACACTCCTCATAGTATTACTCCAGCTCCAAGCCAGTGTGGGACTCCACCATCAGGTCCTGGAATGTCATACCACCAACAGTCACATGTCCAGCCTCAGACGCAAGCTCAGACGCAGCCACCGGGATCTATAACTCGCATGGTGCGCCTCTCTAGTTCTGAAAGTATTGGTCCTGACATTAATGACATTCTTTCTGATATTCCTGATTCAGCTACAAAAGGGAGTGGCATCAGCCATGGGCAGCATCACATGGGTGGGGAAGAAGGAGGCTCCCTAGACACTCCACTAAGGGATTCCTCTAGCTCAGGTCAGGGTAGTGCAGTTTTTGAGGCTGATCTGTTTAATGCCAACAGCAATGAAAACACCTACACTGATCCAGCAGATCTGATTGCAGAGGCAGCAACAGCAGCTACACCAAATAGTGATGCCTCTTCGAGTAATTTCTTCCCAGATACAGACTTCAACCCTGAGTTGCTGCCTGGTCAGGGAACCTTCTCACATCAAAATTACTTTGACAGTTCACCCAGTCCAGAGCCAGATCTTGACCTTGTGAAGAGCTTCAGTGGGGGAAGTCAGCAGAACACACCCTCAGGTACTCCTCAGAATCCAACTTCACATGGCCGTAGCACACCTGATGCCACCCTAAAGGACCCTTTTGATGTTAGTATGGTTTTTAACAGTGGAGGAGGAAAACCTTTGCTAGGCCCAGGGCCAGATTTGGGTGATTCACATTCTCATGTAGGTGGTGGACAGAGTCCACTCACGATGGGCATAGCGGGACTAATCAGTGACTTTAAAAGTAGTGAAGTAAAGGTCAAACAGCAGCAGATGAGGCCAAAGGAAGATAATGGAGTAGGTAACTCTGGGATGGTGATGGGAGGAACAGGCTCTGCTGAAGGAAAACAGATGAAGCGCAGTCGCACACCTTCTAGTGAGGGAAAATTGAAAGACAAACCACCCAAGCGTAAAAAGCTTGATCCAGAAGGCAAGTCTCCCTCACACAGCTCTGGAGGTCGGCCCTATACCCCTCCAAGTGGAAGTGCAGGTTCTGGAGGTTCAATGAGTGGAGGTGGATCCAAATCCCCAGGCAGCTCAGGTCGTTCTCAGACCCCGCCAGGAGGTGCCACACCACCCATACCTAAAATCACAATACAAATCCCCAAAACCTTAACTGGGGGAAAAACATCTTCTCATGGAGGTTATACATCAAGTAGTTCAGCAAGTGGAAGTACTGGTGGTGCCAGTGGCACAAGCAGCAGCAAAAGCCACCATTCCcactcctcttcatcttcaGGAAAAATAAAGACGAGCAAGATGGAAGCTTCCATGGGACAAGGTAACAGTTCTAAGCTAGCGTGTACTGGGGGAAGTGGAAGTGGCATGCCATCTCAGTCCAAAAGCTCTTCCCTCGGGATGGGTGCTGCCAAACCAGGCTCTTCTCCGATTACTAAGCATGGCATGTCAGGTTCAGGTAGCAGTGGAGCAGTTAGTGGGAATAAAATGAGGCCCCAAGGAGGCAAACCACCTGGATCACTGATGAATCCTAGCATTAAGCCTAACATCTCTCCTTCACACTCTCGGGCTGGAAGTTCTGACAAACTTTCCTCTCCAATGAaacttcagcagggacaggttCCAGGAACGCCACCATCTTCAAAAGCTAAGTCACCGATTGGTTCTGGAAGTGGGAGTTCAGGGGGGTCAAAGACCTCTTCTGGTGGTGGGCTGAGTTCCCAGAAGCAGTTAGGAAGTGGTTCTTCTTCTggttcttcctcctcttcctctgcttTTGCTagctcttcctcctcatctggCTCTATGTCATTTTCCTCTGGTGGTCAGTCACAATATGGAGGaagtggtggtgctggtggcggaggaggtggaggaagtGGTGGAGGTAGTGGGGGGAACAATCCTAATGCCAAAGGAAAGTCCCCTAGCCGAAACAAAAAGCCTTCTCTTACAGCAGTCATAGACAAGCTAAAGAGTGTCGGTAGTGGTGGTATTGGTGGGGAAGagtgtgaaggaggtgtggaaaGTGGTGGTCCTGGCAGCAATACAGGTAGTGGAGGTGGGGGGTTACCTCCAAATGTTGGTCCTCCAAAGCGAGAAAAGGttgaaaaagaaggaaaatccAAAGGATCTCTTTCAACTGGAAACTCAggtgagaaaaagatgatgGACCCAAAAGGTAGTGGAGTGAGCAGCACTGGTGTGGCTAAGATTATCATAAGCAAACCTGATGGAGGTTCTCCAAGCATCAAGTCTAAAGTAACTCTCCAGAAACCTGGTGACGGATCAGCAGAAGGTTCCATGCGCCCACAGCATTCAGGCTTGAAAGCATCACCTCTTTTCAGTGGCTCAACACCAAAGCATGACCGTAGTTCCCCAAGCCACAGCCGCTCACCTGGAAATACACCTCTGTTTCTAGACAGTGAGAGCGAGTCTGGTAGCAGTTCAGTAGCTGAGAAGTCCCATCAGAACAGCCCCAGCTCTGATGATGATCAGAGCATGAGGCCATTACAACCACCGCAGGACTACATGTCAGTCAGTCTCGGAGAGAAACACAAGaagcacaaaaaagaaaagaaaaagcagaaagaaagagagcgggAGAGGGACCGAGAGCGGGACAGGGACAGGGATcgggaaaaggagaaaaagaaatcagtaaTGTCTTGTGGTCCCCCTTCAATTCCAATGAAGGCAGAAAGCTGGTCCAGGTCTCCTCTGTCTTCCTCAGAACCCCCTATATCTTTGCTCAGCTCTGACCGTGCCTCACGACCAAGTCCTGTGTACATGCACACTGAGGATGATGACCTGATGGACTCTGCTCTAACAGGCTCTAACTTAGAACCTTTCAAATAG